The Thalassophryne amazonica chromosome 18, fThaAma1.1, whole genome shotgun sequence DNA window AAACACCTTTGCCCAGCAATGAATGAGGAGATGTAAAAAATTACAGTTTCACTGCAGTAATATGAACCCAGGTTTAGGCACCACAACATTTTTGATATAGGCCAGGGACCTGGAGTCCCACAGAGCACCAGGTCTTCAGTCCACACAAGTCCATGTGACAATTTACCGACTGATGTCGACTAACAACCTACACTATAAGATGTAGAGAAACAAAGCAGATCCTTTGCAGGCCTTGTGGGGTGATGGATTCTTACAGAGTGAAATGAATACCCCTGGATAAGACGCTAGTCAAATGGAGGTAACTCCTCAGCTGAGGCTGGTAACCATGTCATATTGAGtgtgactgagacaatgcagatgaagtgtgttgtccaaggacacattCAGTAAGTCCCAAGTGAACGTACGTGGACTTGAAGCCCTCTCTCTTGGCCAGTGGATCAGCTCCTATGCCACAGAGCCACCTGGTCTCTACAGTACCAGCTGTGCTAAATCATATTTAACAAGATGTCATCAAGAATCCCAAAATTAGCTTTCAAAAATAACCAAATACCTCTGTTCTCTGGATGGGTTGACACACTGAGTGGTGGCTCTTAACAAAGAATCATAGATGGCGGTCCTCTGTAGGCTCACAAACTGGAGAACTTGGGAGCTCAAGTGATGCAGCTGCTCCAAAGGGGTGGATGGCTCATTGTGTCCTACAAAGGTTTAGCCACCATTCATCTGTTTCTTACATACGCAAACAATATTTTCCTTGTTTTTTCCCAATATCTGCCACATCCTAACACTTCAGAAATCTTACCAAGCACCTCCAGCAGTACACCCACATAGATCAGAGGGTTAGGGGTATTCAGGTTGAATTCAAGCCCTTTCAGCACCATCAGCTCAGAATCCAGGACGATCTGCTTGGACACACTGTGGCCCACTGTTTGAAGAAAGCGTACAGCAGTGTTGGTGTCGATCATCTGCGAAAATACACACCATTAAATTTTTCATCACAGAATATTGAAAGGGATTCCACGTTAAGCATCTCAGAACTTACATTACTGTGCAAATCCAGTTTACTTGCAAGCTGCACACAAGAGAAAACAATGAGAGGGAATTTATCTTTGAGTTCTTCAAAAACAACATCCTCATAATTTCTTTGCTGAGctgcagctgcggcaccatcaagCATGTGTGTCGTGAACAGTTCTTTGAGGCGCTTGATCATGAACCTGGAGGACATAATTGTTCATATTAGGGTTAATGAAATCACTTTTACAAAGGGTCTACACAGTAAATTTAGcaaagtaaaatttactctgctgggataacacttgatcccagtccaaacagagttaaatatactctatcacagggctaaatcaactcaacacagtgtaaaatcaactcttattgcagtaaaaccacttgcattgaccagacggtgtcgccaaccgaacagtCCGCCTTAAaattcagtccaccctgccttcattgcgcatgtgtcatcagccgcggttcactgattatcatctcgtttctgcttcaaactgcactccagtcatcatctatctcagcagcagatatctgaagcttttgtacaacaatcatttccacataaattcagcattatttcatcataaaaggtggaggaagcgatcagagcgcagcagctacatgagctgctagctgttgcgttcactgcgcatcggtcatttcaaaccATCACTAATTATagcttcgtttctgcttaaaactgcctcgtttctgcttaaaactgactttagaatgattcaagtgattttactttgtcatctgatggttcataatccatttgatcgctttgggtggagagactctgtctcagacaggCTGTTGAGCTCCGGAataatgcatgcgcagtggaggcagggcgggccAATGTTTAGGGGCgggccgtttggtctgcgacaactGTCAAGCTGATTTCACTTTATAATAGAGTGTAATTTAatgtatttagactgggatcaaatgttatcccagcagagaaaATTTTGCAGCGTAAAATTTCCTGTGTACAACACAGTAACTGTATAGCTTCTAATCACCTTTCAAGCAATTCAACTGCATGGTATCCAATCAGAGGATGAAGTCTCAGTTGTCTGGTTATCAGGAAGATGCATTCTGAGGAAGGTTAGAGCACAATGGATGCTATGTGTCAGTAGAAGCAAACAGCACAACAGGAAACATTTACACAGTCATAATGCAGCAGCAAATGTTTATGAGGCACTCGAGCATGAAGTGACACGAGATGAACTCATTTACTTGAGTGGAATCAGTGGAAAGAATTCTGAACCAAACCTCTGCAGTGATGCTATACTGCAATATACTGGAAACAAATAGAACCCACGTATGATGAAGCCCCACATTCTAGATGATCAGATAAAAAGTTGGCCGGAAGGTGTTTATTTAAGAAATCTGT harbors:
- the cntd1 gene encoding cyclin N-terminal domain-containing protein 1, with product MAKRFICSSGQSKHIKFRQASFDLLTDFLVNLNKSNKDKLDISSKFSGIFKDKRVIECIFLITRQLRLHPLIGYHAVELLERFMIKRLKELFTTHMLDGAAAAAQQRNYEDVVFEELKDKFPLIVFSCVQLASKLDLHSNMIDTNTAVRFLQTVGHSVSKQIVLDSELMVLKGLEFNLNTPNPLIYVGVLLEVLGHNEPSTPLEQLHHLSSQVLQFVSLQRTAIYDSLLRATTQCVNPSREQSEKFVTVTEDYMLLGVGVIAVASYILNVSKWKQVMEELSHITGISQRSISDFAHITLLHITRIDSSET